From Terriglobia bacterium:
AGTGGTCTACCGCGGCCACGGCGTGTTCGGCTGGGACGGGAAGCAGCGCCGGTACACGATGCACTGGTTCGATTCGATGGGCGGCGACGCCTATTCCCTCCCCGCGCTCGGCACGTGGGAGGGGGACACCCTGGCGTTCGAGCAGAAGACGCCGTGGGGACACAGCCGCTACGTCTACTCCTTCGAGGGGGACGGCCGGTACGCGTTCCGGATCGAGACGTCGCGCGACGGGCAGGCGTGGTC
This genomic window contains:
- a CDS encoding DUF1579 domain-containing protein → MEMPQPQAEHHKLRALEGTWTGEETLHPSPWVQETRKAEGRFTSRLDVDGFYLITDYAEERDGKVVYRGHGVFGWDGKQRRYTMHWFDSMGGDAYSLPALGTWEGDTLAFEQKTPWGHSRYVYSFEGDGRYAFRIETSRDGQAWSRMMEGSYARL